One genomic region from Clostridium saccharobutylicum DSM 13864 encodes:
- a CDS encoding AI-2E family transporter, with protein sequence MKIEFDKKLIKYAIYISITAIIIYIAFLIIVNIGTLFGSIISIIGNLISLINPLLIGIVIAYLLHPVTKLIERFFETNRIYKIKKASNRRVLAIFLSYLAVVMLLIGLIGGIYYMIGGQLSNNTTIINIFDYISVYLRNNSLTTASIKETLENTNLPFMNSIQPHIINTVTSIQNYLESNLGNLTSYIMSIGSSIASFFIAIVISIYLLKDSEYFINLWKKLYFIVFKKSVLGEKITYTFAIIHEVFGRYLRGQLLEAFFVGVLSAISLEIVGIKYSFVIGIISGICNMIPYVGPIVGTILAAIMGLLSGNPLNILYAIIAMLVVQQIDNHILAPKIVGDSVGLHAVFTMMAILIGGSVGGLLGMLLAVPITASVRVIFNDWYDGYIKKQNQPK encoded by the coding sequence ATGAAAATTGAATTTGATAAAAAACTAATTAAATATGCAATATATATTAGTATTACAGCTATTATAATATATATTGCATTTTTAATCATTGTAAATATCGGTACTCTGTTTGGTTCAATTATTTCTATTATAGGTAACTTAATCAGTTTAATTAACCCATTATTAATAGGCATTGTAATTGCTTATTTATTGCATCCAGTTACTAAACTTATTGAAAGATTCTTTGAAACAAATAGAATATATAAGATTAAGAAAGCTTCAAACAGACGTGTTTTAGCTATTTTCTTATCCTATTTAGCAGTAGTTATGCTACTTATAGGATTAATTGGTGGAATTTATTATATGATTGGTGGACAATTATCAAATAATACTACAATAATAAATATATTTGATTATATTTCAGTTTACTTAAGAAATAATTCCCTTACAACAGCATCCATAAAAGAAACTCTTGAAAATACAAATTTGCCTTTTATGAATAGTATACAACCACATATAATTAATACAGTTACTTCAATTCAAAATTATCTTGAAAGTAACCTTGGAAATTTAACTTCTTATATTATGTCAATTGGAAGTAGCATAGCATCTTTCTTTATTGCAATTGTAATTAGTATATATCTTCTAAAAGATTCAGAATATTTTATAAATCTATGGAAAAAACTTTATTTCATAGTTTTTAAAAAAAGTGTCCTTGGAGAAAAAATCACCTATACCTTTGCAATTATTCATGAAGTCTTTGGCAGATATCTTCGTGGACAATTATTAGAAGCATTTTTTGTTGGAGTATTGTCAGCTATTTCTCTTGAAATTGTTGGTATAAAATATTCCTTTGTTATTGGTATTATATCAGGAATATGTAATATGATTCCTTATGTTGGACCAATTGTTGGTACCATATTAGCTGCTATAATGGGATTGCTTAGTGGTAATCCTCTAAATATTCTTTATGCAATTATTGCTATGTTAGTTGTACAACAAATAGACAACCATATTTTAGCTCCTAAGATTGTTGGAGATAGCGTAGGTCTTCATGCTGTATTTACAATGATGGCAATCTTAATCGGAGGTAGTGTTGGTGGATTACTTGGAATGCTTTTAGCAGTTCCAATTACCGCTTCAGTTAGAGTTATATTTAATGATTGGTATGATGGTTACATAAAAAAGCAAAATCAACCAAAATAA
- a CDS encoding GyrI-like domain-containing protein has protein sequence MKFEWKKQEKNLYLPKEKPNLITVPQQNFFMISGKGNPNDEEFSEKIGILYSLAYAVRMMPKQGYTPDGYFEYTVYPLEGIWNLTEEGKQSNTLNKEELLYTIMIRQPDFVTQEVVNNAFENVRKKKNHPLLDYVNFETMEEGLSVQMMHIGSYDDEPQSFEQMKKFIEENNLKRTTLKHREIYLSDARKTEESKLKTVLRYMVFYR, from the coding sequence TTGAAATTCGAATGGAAAAAGCAAGAAAAAAATTTATACTTACCAAAAGAGAAACCAAATTTGATAACAGTACCACAACAAAATTTTTTTATGATAAGTGGAAAAGGAAATCCAAACGATGAAGAATTCTCAGAAAAAATAGGCATATTATATTCTTTAGCCTATGCTGTTAGAATGATGCCAAAACAAGGATACACACCAGATGGTTATTTTGAATATACTGTTTATCCACTTGAGGGTATATGGAATTTAACAGAAGAAGGTAAACAATCTAATACATTAAATAAAGAAGAATTACTATATACCATAATGATTAGACAACCTGATTTTGTGACGCAAGAAGTAGTTAATAACGCGTTTGAAAATGTTAGGAAGAAAAAGAACCATCCTTTATTAGATTATGTAAATTTTGAAACTATGGAAGAGGGTTTATCTGTTCAAATGATGCATATTGGCTCATATGATGATGAACCACAAAGTTTTGAACAAATGAAAAAATTTATAGAAGAAAATAATCTTAAAAGAACAACTCTAAAACATAGGGAAATTTATCTTTCAGATGCAAGAAAAACTGAAGAATCCAAATTGAAAACAGTTTTACGATATATGGTTTTCTACAGATAA
- a CDS encoding type 1 glutamine amidotransferase family protein, with protein sequence MNFIKMTYRCHLFRCTILKEGSVTMKKEILVFIFDGYADWESAYICSELNGAETDYIVKTLSLDKEPKISMGGFRIMPDYSVSDYPNDFAMLLLIGGYAWMEQKNNDIQPVVEYAVKHHIPVAAICNASNFMAENGYLDNIEHSGNTLDYMESQAPHYKGNSNFIEKQAVECSGIITANGTASLEFAKEIMLYLNVKPVEKINEWYKFNKLGLYQQ encoded by the coding sequence ATGAACTTTATAAAGATGACATATAGGTGTCATCTTTTTCGTTGTACAATACTTAAGGAAGGAAGTGTTACAATGAAAAAAGAAATACTTGTGTTTATTTTTGATGGATATGCAGATTGGGAAAGTGCTTATATTTGTTCAGAACTCAATGGTGCAGAAACGGATTATATTGTAAAAACTTTAAGTCTGGACAAAGAACCTAAAATTTCTATGGGAGGTTTTCGAATCATGCCTGATTATTCTGTAAGTGATTACCCAAATGATTTTGCTATGTTGTTACTAATTGGCGGCTATGCATGGATGGAACAGAAAAACAATGATATTCAACCTGTGGTAGAGTATGCAGTTAAGCATCATATTCCAGTAGCAGCAATCTGCAATGCTTCTAATTTTATGGCGGAAAACGGATATTTAGATAATATCGAGCATTCAGGCAACACATTGGATTATATGGAATCACAAGCCCCTCACTACAAGGGTAATAGCAATTTCATTGAAAAACAAGCGGTGGAATGTTCAGGTATTATAACTGCAAATGGTACGGCTTCATTGGAATTCGCTAAGGAAATTATGCTGTATTTGAATGTTAAGCCTGTAGAAAAAATTAATGAATGGTATAAATTTAACAAGTTAGGTTTGTATCAACAGTAG
- a CDS encoding helix-turn-helix transcriptional regulator → MKIDRLLGILNVLANVDRITIQELAERFEVSKRTIFRDLETLNESGVPIVTYSGIGGGVSIIEGYKIKNNILSKKDKKNIFTALNGLMSIDESSDLTNLIAKLIPEEISMVFSESDYVIDLSSWFQDSITQEKVSILHEAIKNRNCIYLEYISQSSHSSRIIHPHKLVFKQSYWYLYAFCENKREFRLFKINRIVDIKVTDVSFNCKSIEKIDFRKNFSTDLFYSQDKSSLFEVILEYDVTNEFFLTDTIDAKFFHRISSAEEKGQIIFPVSNLQWAANLVFNLQDKVKVIAPIELKEAIKTRIKKINELYKDDI, encoded by the coding sequence ATGAAAATTGATAGATTACTAGGAATTTTAAATGTCCTTGCAAATGTAGATAGAATTACAATACAAGAATTAGCAGAAAGATTTGAAGTTTCTAAACGTACAATTTTTCGAGATTTGGAGACTCTAAACGAGTCTGGAGTTCCTATTGTTACATATTCAGGCATTGGTGGCGGAGTATCAATTATTGAGGGATATAAAATAAAAAATAATATTCTTTCTAAGAAAGATAAAAAAAATATTTTTACTGCTCTTAATGGCCTCATGAGTATTGATGAAAGCAGTGATTTAACAAATCTAATAGCGAAATTAATTCCTGAAGAAATAAGTATGGTATTTTCAGAAAGCGATTATGTAATTGATTTATCATCATGGTTTCAAGACAGTATTACACAAGAAAAGGTATCAATTTTACATGAGGCGATTAAAAATAGAAATTGCATTTATCTAGAATATATCTCCCAAAGTTCACATTCATCAAGAATCATTCACCCCCATAAACTTGTTTTTAAACAATCATACTGGTATTTATATGCTTTTTGTGAGAACAAGCGGGAGTTCCGTTTGTTTAAAATCAATCGAATTGTTGATATTAAAGTTACGGATGTAAGTTTCAATTGTAAGTCGATTGAAAAAATAGATTTTAGAAAAAACTTTAGTACTGATTTATTTTATTCACAAGACAAATCATCATTGTTTGAAGTTATACTAGAATATGATGTTACTAATGAATTCTTCTTAACAGATACGATAGATGCTAAATTTTTTCATAGGATTAGCAGTGCAGAAGAAAAGGGGCAGATTATATTTCCTGTTTCTAACTTACAGTGGGCTGCCAATTTAGTTTTCAACCTACAAGATAAAGTTAAAGTTATAGCACCTATTGAATTAAAAGAAGCAATAAAAACCAGAATAAAAAAAATAAATGAACTTTATAAAGATGACATATAG
- the tyrS gene encoding tyrosine--tRNA ligase has product MKRTIDEQIKIIGKGAAEIISLSELKEKLIKCQEQNKSLIIKLGLDPSAPDIHLGHAVVLRKIKQMQDLGHQAVIVIGDFTGKIGDPTGKSKTRKPLSKEQVLENAITYKKQILKILDKEKTEIRFNSEWLSKLNFEEVLKLATNTTVARMLEREDFKNRYNNNTPIGIHEFFYPLMQGYDSVALKSDVELGGTDQTFNILMGRTLQKHMEMEQQIAILMPILEGLDGVEKMSKSLGNYIGIDEDVTIMFKKVMEIPDNLIIKYFELVTDEHPDKIETIKKQLEEGKNPRDIKLELAKIITSLYHTEEETKIAIDYFDDVFKKGKLPEIVPELAIPVECNMLKEIISLLVKDNYVNSNKEFRRLVDQGGVQINQKRIDDLDNACIFNGDIIKIGKKKFVKIMK; this is encoded by the coding sequence ATGAAAAGAACAATTGATGAACAAATTAAAATTATAGGAAAAGGAGCAGCTGAGATTATTAGTCTTAGTGAGTTAAAAGAAAAATTAATTAAATGTCAAGAACAGAATAAGTCATTAATAATTAAATTAGGACTAGATCCAAGTGCACCAGATATTCATTTAGGGCACGCAGTGGTTTTAAGAAAAATTAAACAAATGCAAGATTTAGGACATCAGGCTGTGATAGTAATAGGAGATTTTACAGGAAAAATTGGTGATCCCACAGGAAAATCTAAAACTAGAAAACCACTAAGTAAAGAACAGGTTTTAGAAAATGCAATAACGTATAAGAAACAAATTTTAAAGATATTGGATAAGGAAAAAACTGAAATTAGATTTAATAGTGAATGGTTGTCAAAACTTAATTTTGAAGAAGTATTAAAATTAGCGACTAATACCACAGTTGCTAGAATGTTAGAGAGGGAGGATTTTAAAAATCGTTACAATAACAATACTCCTATAGGAATTCATGAATTTTTCTACCCATTAATGCAAGGATACGATTCGGTTGCATTAAAATCTGATGTGGAATTAGGAGGGACAGATCAAACGTTTAATATTCTTATGGGGAGAACACTTCAAAAGCATATGGAAATGGAACAACAAATAGCAATACTAATGCCAATTCTAGAAGGATTAGATGGAGTAGAAAAGATGAGTAAAAGTCTTGGAAACTATATTGGAATAGATGAGGATGTAACGATAATGTTTAAAAAGGTGATGGAAATTCCAGATAATCTTATAATAAAATATTTTGAATTAGTGACAGATGAGCATCCAGATAAAATTGAAACAATAAAAAAGCAATTAGAAGAAGGTAAAAATCCAAGGGATATTAAATTGGAGCTTGCAAAGATTATCACAAGTTTATACCATACAGAGGAAGAAACTAAAATTGCTATTGACTACTTTGATGATGTGTTTAAAAAAGGAAAGTTACCAGAGATAGTGCCAGAACTGGCCATTCCAGTAGAATGCAATATGTTAAAAGAAATAATATCGTTACTTGTAAAGGATAATTATGTTAATTCTAATAAAGAATTTAGAAGACTTGTAGATCAAGGTGGAGTTCAAATAAATCAAAAAAGAATAGATGATTTGGATAATGCGTGTATTTTCAATGGTGATATTATTAAAATTGGAAAAAAGAAGTTTGTAAAAATAATGAAATAA
- a CDS encoding glycoside hydrolase family 1 protein, which produces MSIRFPEGFLWGGATAANQFEGAYNEDGKGLSTQDIAPKGVMGPLTDEPTEDNMKLIGIDFYHRYKEDIKLFAEMGFKVFRLSIAWSRIFPNGDDKEPNEKGLQFYDNVFDELAKYAIEPLVTISHYETPLALAKNYDGWVNRKVIGFFENYVRTIFTRYKDKVKYWLTFNEINSATHFPYMSAGIWTPKEKLSKQDLYQAMHHELVASALAVKIGHEINPKFKIGCMILGVPNYPLTPKPSDVLKAMESDRQNLFFGDVHARGEYPRYMNRFFKENNIEIKMEPDDKEILKNTVDFVSFSYYMSSCATADPEKDLKGKGNLIGGVANPYLKASDWGWQIDPEGLRYILNQFYDRYQKPLFIVENGLGAVDELITDEHGNKTVNDDYRINYLNDHLVQVAEAIEDGVELMGYTTWGCIDLVSASTAELKKRYGFIYVDRHDDGSGTLERYKKKSFNWYKEVIATNGASLKK; this is translated from the coding sequence ATGTCAATTAGATTTCCAGAAGGATTTTTATGGGGAGGAGCTACAGCTGCTAACCAATTTGAAGGTGCATATAATGAAGATGGTAAAGGATTATCAACTCAAGATATAGCTCCAAAAGGAGTTATGGGGCCTTTAACTGATGAGCCAACAGAAGATAATATGAAGCTTATAGGTATTGATTTTTATCATAGATATAAAGAAGATATTAAACTTTTTGCAGAAATGGGATTTAAAGTTTTTAGATTATCAATTGCTTGGTCAAGAATATTCCCAAATGGTGATGACAAAGAGCCAAATGAGAAGGGGTTACAATTTTATGATAATGTGTTTGATGAATTAGCTAAGTATGCAATAGAACCATTAGTTACAATTTCGCACTATGAAACTCCACTTGCGCTAGCTAAGAATTATGATGGATGGGTTAATAGAAAGGTTATAGGATTTTTTGAAAACTATGTAAGAACAATATTTACTAGATATAAAGATAAAGTAAAATATTGGTTAACTTTTAATGAAATAAACTCAGCAACTCATTTTCCTTATATGAGTGCAGGTATATGGACTCCAAAGGAAAAATTAAGTAAGCAGGATTTATATCAAGCTATGCATCATGAATTAGTTGCAAGTGCATTAGCTGTAAAAATTGGTCATGAGATAAATCCAAAATTTAAAATTGGATGTATGATTCTTGGAGTGCCAAACTATCCTTTAACACCAAAACCAAGCGATGTACTTAAAGCTATGGAATCAGACAGACAAAATCTTTTCTTTGGTGATGTTCACGCAAGAGGAGAATATCCAAGATATATGAATAGATTCTTTAAGGAAAATAATATAGAAATAAAAATGGAGCCTGATGATAAAGAAATATTAAAAAATACAGTAGATTTTGTGTCATTTAGCTATTATATGAGTTCATGTGCAACTGCAGATCCAGAAAAAGATTTAAAGGGAAAAGGAAATCTTATTGGTGGAGTTGCAAATCCATATTTAAAAGCTTCAGACTGGGGATGGCAAATAGATCCGGAAGGTCTAAGATATATATTAAATCAATTCTATGATAGATATCAAAAACCATTATTTATTGTTGAAAATGGTTTAGGAGCTGTTGATGAATTAATAACTGATGAACATGGGAATAAAACTGTAAATGATGATTATAGAATTAACTATTTAAATGATCATTTAGTTCAAGTAGCAGAAGCTATAGAAGATGGCGTTGAACTTATGGGATATACTACATGGGGATGCATAGACTTAGTTAGTGCATCAACTGCTGAACTTAAAAAGAGATATGGTTTTATATATGTAGATAGACATGATGATGGAAGTGGAACTTTAGAAAGATATAAGAAAAAGAGTTTTAATTGGTACAAAGAAGTTATTGCTACAAATGGAGCAAGCTTAAAAAAATAA
- a CDS encoding rhamnogalacturonan lyase B N-terminal domain-containing protein gives MKIKIHNTSLKTAISVMLAIAIIIVTTFTEGINAYAASLNVKDNGSTIVVDTGSGLVYTINKANGDMTSCKLNGTELNAKNKASQISSGLGSAHVTWSTFSSGSQVLITCSTNTLTQYYASKYGDNTIYMSTYITAEPSVNELRYVFRGDMNVLKNVPTYSDIRGNNGAIESTDVYGFSDGHTASKYYGNDQAKDLTIKGATGNNVGVFMAYGNRETSSGGSFQRDIQFQTAYPDNMNTEITNYMNSTHAKTENFRSGLFGPYALCFTNGSTPSLPDYKWMATLGLKGYVADSNRGKVTLNGLSGMDTRYTYTIGFANSTAQYWAKASSTGAATCSGMKAGKYTMTVYKGELGVYTESVTVTARGTTTIPTRTITADPSKTPTIWRIGNWDGTPLEFLNGSNIQYRHPSDKRNASWGPTTFSVGSADNKFPAAQFRGANSPTTVTFNLTHGQAAAGHTLKIGITTAYNNGRPSVTINGHALPNLSAPIEPGQRTLTVGTYRGNNATLAWNIPSSYFVAGSNTITIKPVSGSSDISAYLSASYAYDCLELDN, from the coding sequence ATGAAAATTAAAATACACAACACTTCGCTAAAAACGGCAATTAGTGTTATGCTAGCGATAGCTATTATTATTGTTACCACTTTTACTGAAGGAATTAATGCTTATGCTGCTTCACTTAACGTAAAAGATAATGGCTCCACAATTGTTGTAGATACTGGATCAGGTCTAGTTTACACAATTAACAAAGCTAATGGTGATATGACATCATGTAAACTTAATGGTACTGAACTTAATGCTAAGAATAAAGCATCACAAATTTCATCAGGTTTAGGATCAGCTCATGTCACTTGGTCAACATTTTCGTCTGGTTCACAAGTTTTAATAACTTGTTCAACCAATACACTTACACAATATTATGCCTCAAAATATGGTGATAACACAATTTATATGTCAACATATATAACTGCTGAACCTTCAGTAAATGAATTACGTTATGTTTTTAGGGGAGATATGAATGTTTTAAAAAATGTTCCTACATACTCAGACATTAGAGGCAATAATGGAGCTATTGAAAGTACTGATGTATATGGTTTTTCTGATGGACATACTGCTTCTAAGTACTATGGAAATGATCAAGCTAAAGATCTAACTATTAAAGGTGCAACTGGTAATAATGTAGGTGTTTTTATGGCTTATGGTAATCGTGAAACCAGTTCTGGTGGATCATTCCAACGTGATATTCAATTTCAAACTGCCTATCCAGATAATATGAATACAGAAATCACTAACTATATGAATTCTACACATGCAAAAACAGAAAACTTCCGCAGCGGATTATTCGGACCATATGCTTTATGTTTTACTAACGGATCAACACCAAGCTTACCTGATTATAAATGGATGGCTACCTTAGGATTAAAAGGTTATGTTGCAGATTCTAATCGTGGTAAAGTAACTTTAAATGGATTGTCTGGAATGGATACACGCTATACATATACTATTGGATTTGCTAATTCAACTGCACAGTACTGGGCTAAAGCTTCTTCAACTGGCGCAGCAACATGTTCAGGTATGAAAGCTGGTAAATATACTATGACTGTATATAAAGGAGAATTAGGTGTTTATACAGAAAGCGTAACAGTAACTGCTAGAGGTACAACAACTATCCCTACACGTACAATTACCGCTGATCCAAGCAAAACACCAACTATATGGCGTATCGGTAACTGGGATGGTACACCTTTAGAGTTTTTAAATGGATCAAATATTCAATACCGTCATCCATCTGATAAACGTAATGCTAGTTGGGGACCAACAACTTTTTCAGTAGGAAGTGCAGATAACAAATTTCCAGCAGCACAATTCCGTGGAGCTAACAGTCCTACAACAGTAACTTTTAACCTTACTCATGGCCAAGCAGCTGCAGGTCACACCCTTAAAATTGGTATTACTACTGCTTACAATAATGGAAGACCTAGTGTTACTATTAATGGACATGCTTTGCCTAATCTAAGTGCTCCAATAGAACCCGGTCAACGCACACTAACTGTTGGCACTTACAGGGGAAACAATGCAACACTTGCTTGGAACATTCCATCATCTTACTTTGTAGCTGGATCAAACACAATAACTATTAAACCTGTTAGTGGTTCAAGTGATATTAGTGCTTACCTTAGCGCTTCTTATGCTTACGATTGCTTAGAACTTGACAATTAG
- a CDS encoding DegT/DnrJ/EryC1/StrS family aminotransferase, producing MKKIPFSPPDISEEEIQAVCEVLRSGWITSGPKLTEFEEGIQNYCKVNKALALNSATAAEELVLKVFDLKEGDEVITTPYTYTATSSAAIHRGAKPVYVDVKKDTFMMDIDKVAEKVTDKTKVIIPVDIAGVPFDYDALKKVLKDINREDIMIVCDSAHSFGAKYKGNPVGSQCDFHSFSFHAVKNLTTGEGGAVTFNDNNFRGHEDLLKYMRFTAMHGQSKDALSKLKAGAWEYDIINDGMKCNLTDIAAAIGVVQLKRYDDMLEKRRQIFKTYTDILSKEDFSIIPFTKDDNGTETSYHLYLYRIKGFNEEKRNKAIQMLAEKGIATNVHYKPLPMLTLYKNLGYDIKDYPNTYAQYENEITLPVYTKLSLEDAAYIAEETVKVIKELL from the coding sequence ATGAAAAAAATACCATTTTCACCACCAGATATAAGTGAAGAGGAAATACAAGCAGTATGTGAAGTTTTAAGATCAGGATGGATTACATCAGGTCCTAAGCTTACTGAATTTGAAGAAGGAATACAAAATTATTGTAAGGTTAATAAGGCATTAGCATTAAATAGTGCAACTGCAGCTGAAGAATTAGTACTTAAAGTATTTGATTTAAAAGAAGGAGATGAAGTTATAACTACTCCTTATACTTATACTGCAACTTCAAGTGCAGCTATACATAGAGGAGCTAAACCTGTATATGTAGATGTTAAGAAAGATACATTTATGATGGACATAGATAAAGTAGCTGAAAAAGTTACAGACAAAACAAAGGTTATAATCCCAGTAGATATTGCTGGTGTACCATTTGATTATGATGCATTAAAAAAAGTATTAAAAGATATAAATAGAGAAGACATAATGATAGTTTGTGATTCAGCTCATTCTTTTGGTGCTAAATATAAAGGAAATCCAGTTGGTTCACAATGTGATTTTCATTCATTCTCATTTCATGCAGTTAAGAATTTAACTACAGGAGAAGGTGGAGCTGTCACTTTTAATGATAACAATTTTAGAGGACATGAAGACTTACTTAAATATATGAGATTTACAGCTATGCATGGACAATCAAAAGATGCTTTAAGTAAACTTAAGGCTGGTGCATGGGAATATGATATTATAAATGATGGAATGAAGTGCAACTTAACAGATATAGCAGCTGCAATAGGAGTAGTTCAACTTAAGAGATATGATGATATGTTAGAAAAGAGAAGACAAATTTTTAAGACATATACTGATATATTATCAAAGGAAGATTTCTCAATAATTCCATTCACTAAAGATGATAATGGAACAGAAACATCATACCATTTATACCTTTATAGAATAAAAGGATTTAATGAAGAAAAGAGAAATAAAGCAATTCAAATGTTAGCTGAAAAAGGAATAGCAACTAATGTTCATTATAAGCCACTTCCAATGCTAACACTTTATAAGAACTTAGGATATGATATTAAAGATTATCCTAATACTTATGCACAATACGAAAATGAGATTACACTTCCAGTGTATACTAAATTATCGCTTGAAGATGCTGCATATATAGCAGAAGAAACTGTAAAAGTAATTAAAGAATTACTATAA
- a CDS encoding MerR family transcriptional regulator has translation MKIGEFAKRSGVTVKALLHYDKIGLLKPSEKTDCGYRIYCEEDFLKLQQITTLKFIGLSLSEISHILDESGENLENMISIQKKALEEKKKHIESVISVFNKAESKAKENGFLDAKNLINIIKMTNMERSVKEQYKSDRNLNLRSNLHSYNTNKVDWDIWCFNQIKFPKNAKVLELGCGPGKLWRKNKDNIDKNLNIILSDFSRNMLKIAKEKLKNVNHKFEYKEINAEEIPYEDESFDVVIAQHMIYFVPNIEKALSEVNRVLKPGGMFYVTANSCESMAELNELSEAFEPNAGLSNNGFSARFDLEKGKPMLEKYFDNVSVEILNGKIIVDNPKPVVSYKASTIQGSLILDEEKKEKFTKYLEDYINKNGNISITTKTCMFKAHSKK, from the coding sequence TTGAAAATTGGTGAATTTGCTAAAAGATCAGGAGTAACTGTTAAAGCATTGCTTCATTATGATAAAATAGGCCTACTTAAGCCAAGTGAGAAAACTGATTGTGGGTACAGAATTTATTGTGAAGAAGATTTTTTAAAGCTTCAACAAATTACAACTTTAAAATTTATAGGATTATCCCTTAGTGAAATAAGTCATATTCTTGATGAAAGTGGAGAAAATTTAGAGAATATGATTAGTATTCAAAAGAAAGCTCTAGAAGAAAAGAAGAAACATATTGAATCGGTAATAAGTGTTTTTAATAAAGCTGAGAGTAAAGCTAAGGAAAATGGATTTTTAGATGCAAAAAATTTGATTAATATAATAAAGATGACCAATATGGAGAGAAGTGTAAAAGAACAATATAAAAGTGATAGAAATCTTAATCTAAGAAGTAATTTACATAGCTATAATACTAATAAGGTAGATTGGGATATATGGTGTTTTAATCAAATTAAGTTCCCTAAAAATGCAAAAGTATTAGAACTTGGATGTGGTCCGGGAAAGCTTTGGCGTAAGAACAAAGATAATATAGATAAAAATTTAAATATAATATTATCAGATTTTTCTAGAAACATGTTAAAAATTGCAAAAGAAAAATTAAAGAATGTTAATCACAAATTTGAATATAAAGAGATAAATGCTGAAGAGATTCCTTATGAAGATGAAAGTTTTGATGTTGTAATAGCACAACACATGATTTATTTTGTTCCTAATATAGAAAAAGCATTAAGTGAAGTAAATCGAGTATTAAAACCAGGTGGAATGTTTTATGTAACAGCTAATTCTTGTGAGTCTATGGCTGAATTAAATGAGTTATCAGAAGCTTTTGAACCTAATGCTGGATTAAGTAACAATGGTTTTTCAGCTAGATTTGATTTGGAGAAAGGAAAACCAATGTTAGAAAAGTATTTTGATAATGTAAGTGTTGAAATTTTAAATGGAAAAATAATAGTCGATAATCCAAAACCAGTGGTTTCTTATAAGGCTTCTACGATTCAAGGAAGTTTAATACTGGATGAAGAAAAGAAAGAGAAGTTTACTAAGTATTTAGAGGATTATATTAATAAAAATGGTAACATTTCAATTACTACAAAAACATGTATGTTTAAGGCTCATTCAAAAAAATAA